From the Babylonia areolata isolate BAREFJ2019XMU chromosome 33, ASM4173473v1, whole genome shotgun sequence genome, one window contains:
- the LOC143276827 gene encoding uncharacterized protein LOC143276827, with protein MANGGEDDELRSAKAMIRSVVMSVKEGVPASQFMRDYKEFTGQTIPYKTLGHPTLDSFMKSIPDVVYVKVVHGVETYFAVADKTTQHLQNLIQRQKTNPKKNKTLRKGPPTRYPRSHSQISKTPPSAAMAGGGGWGGYSNKGTRPKPSQGVKRFSHQRPTLNTTPNRVKPPVLSPTTPHPPSTEPFSVDSVSPLVVTIREGERERVIEKRGGGNGGKHMAQRALKDLVGQRQQERKGPASRYELPPRFQKLKENNAGVVNVGQDDNSDALDLQTEFPSEVKSWTAALVKEYPSGLWSSRLYVLYADKFGQPAPGNLIDVVQTWTDVARTELNQVANRYVIYPVTEQNKASETSNDFRNSAAPTEGNRKVSASSHRPPQWQDFTVSPPEMFSRGEEAKVFASTSVDLGRFFVQRADSCADSITDMLMDLGQTVAAPVPSSLTEGMFCAALYSQDHSWYRAQVQHRISDTVSSWFILYIVLAG; from the exons ATGGCAAACGGGGGGGAGGACGATGAACTGAGGAGTGCCAAAGCCATGATTCGCTCCGTGGTGATGAGTGTCAAGGAAGGAGTGCCAGCCTCACAGTTCATGC GAGACTACAAGGAATTCACCGGACAAACCATCCCCTACAAAACACTGGGCCACCCCACTCTGGACAGCTTCATGAAGTCCATCCCAGACGTTGTCTACGTTAAAGT AGTGCACGGAGTGGAGACGTACTTTGCGGTGGCCGACAAAACCACTCAGCACCTCCAGAACCTGATCCAGAGACAGAAGACCAACCCCAAGAAAAACAAGACTCTGAGGAAG GGCCCGCCCACCCGCTACCCCAGGTCGCACTCTCAGATCAGCAAGACGCCGCCCTCAGCGGCAatggcagggggaggagggtgggggggctacAGCAACAAAGGGACACGACCCAAACCCAGCCAGGGGGTGAAGAGATTCAGTCACCAGAGACCCACCCTCAACACCACACCCAATCGGGTCAAACCCCCCGTCCTCTCCCCCACCACGCCCCATCCTCCCAGCACGGAGCCGTTCAGCGTGGACAGCGTATCGCCCCTGGTGGTGACCatcagggagggggagagggagagggtgatcgagaagagggggggagggaacggAGGCAAGCACATGGCACAGAGAGCCCTCAAGGACCtggtggggcagagacagcaagagagaaag GGTCCGGCATCACGATACGAGCTGCCTCCGCGATtccagaaactgaaagagaacaATGCAGGTGTCGTGAATGTTGGTCaag atgACAATTCAGATGCCTTGGATCTGCAGACAGAGTTCCCCAGTGAAGTGAAGTCGTGGACTGCTGCT CTGGTGAAGGAGTACCCCAGTGGGTTGTGGTCGTCACGGCTGTACGTTCTGTATGCTGACAAGTTTGGACAGCCGGCGCCAGGAAACCTGATAGATGTGGTGCAGACCTGGACTGATGTGGCTCGTACTGAGCT GAACCAAGTGGCCAATCGATACGTCATCTATCCGGTGACAGAACAGAACAAGGCATCAGAAACCAGCAATGATTTCCGGAACTCTGCAGCGCCCACAGAGGGCAACAGGAAGGTGTCGGCATCATCCCACAGACCTCCCCAGTGGCAG gactTCACAGTGTCCCCGCCTGAGATGTTCAGTCGTGG GGAAGAAGCCAAAGTGTTTGCCTCCACATCAGTGGACCTGGGCAGGTTCTTCGTTCAGAGAGCGGACTCCTGTGCTGACAGCATCACAGACATGCTGATGGATCTGGGACAG acagTGGCCGCCCCAGTCCCCAGTAGCCTTACAGAGGGGATGTTCTGTGCCGCTCTCTACAGTCAGGATCACAGCTGGTACCGTGCCCAAGTCCAACACCGTATCAGTGACACGGTTAGTTCCTGGTTCATCTTGTACATTGTGCTGGCAGGTTGA